In Rhodamnia argentea isolate NSW1041297 chromosome 4, ASM2092103v1, whole genome shotgun sequence, the following proteins share a genomic window:
- the LOC115754022 gene encoding FCS-Like Zinc finger 11-like: MMLGKRTRSVLKDHQMGQRVVANPDCELNLNSKSNTLFNLPGLFVGLTPKRLSDSDSASSPTSPLDCKAFSTLTNPNKSPKSPQHKKIWDCDKVGLSIVDSLDDHAKALPGKVLQSSDSKTILFGPQVRLKNPNFDTDNRAVEAAKSLPKNYAFPHTRLRSPLCGTGSDVVFEIGVDLQDTESFGKTRSCSLNSCTFVNSSSELSRLNPKSNNFLHANQSSLSMSPGSGNGVNGLIDSLPKSEIELSEDYTCVTLHGPNKKTTHIFGDCILECQSNGTVDLHETSQNNPLSSLSKTSETLALYPSDNFLSFCLTCKKILEEGKDIYMYRGEKAFCSSECRSAEIMIDDEMEKIANATAPGDSSDSNNGHGNLFETGLEEAE; encoded by the exons ATGATGCTAGGGAAGAGGACCAGGTCAGTGCTGAAAGATCACCAGATGGGTCAAAGAGTAGTTGCTAATCCTGATTGTGAGCTCAATTTAAATTCTAAGAGCAATACCTTGTTCAATCTCCCTGGCCTTTTTGTGGGTTTGACCCCTAAGAGACTATCAGACTCTGACTCAGCCAGTAGTCCTACCTCTCCTCTTGATTGCAAGGCGTTCTCAACTCTGACCAACCCTAACAAATCCCCTAAATCACCTCAACACAAAAAGATTTGGGATTGTGACAAAGTGGGCTTAAGCATTGTAGATTCTCTCGATGATCATGCTAAAGCATTGCCCGGAAAAGTTCTTCAGTCTTCAGATAGCAAGACCATTCTTTTCGGTCCCCAGGTGAGGCTTAAAAATCCGAACTTTGACACAGATAATCGTGCCGTTGAGGCAGCCAAGTCGCTGCCAAAGAATTACGCCTTCCCTCATACCCGTTTGAGATCTCCCCTCTGTGGCACTGGTTCCGATGTTGTTTTTGAGATAGGAGTAGACCTTCAAGATACCGAATCCTTTGGGAAAACCCGGTCGTGTTCTCTGAATTCTTGCACTTTCGTGAATTCTTCTTCCGAACTGAGCCGATTGAATCCGAAATCAAACAACTTCTTGCATGCTAACCAGAGTTCCCTGTCGATGTCACCTGGCTCTGGAAATGGAGTCAATGGACTCATTGATTCTCTCCCGAAGAGCGAGATTGAGCTCTCGGAGGACTATACATGTGTAACCTTACATGGCCCTAACAAGAAAACAACCCACATTTTCGGTGACTGCATTTTGGAATGCCAATCTAACGGGACAGTGGATCTTCATGAGACCAGTCAGAACAATCCGCTGAGTTCGCTGAGTAAGACTTCTGAGACTCTGGCATTGTATCCATCAGACAACTTCTTGAGCTTCTGCTTGACCTGCAAGAAGATTCTGGAGGAGGGAAAAGATATCTACATGTACAG AGGCGAGAAAGCATTTTGCAGTTCAGAATGCCGTTCAGCGGAGATCATGATCGATGACGAAATGGAGAAAATCGCGAATGCCACAGCTCCCGGGGACTCATCTGATTCGAACAATGGCCATGGCAACCTTTTCGAGACTGGCCTCGAAGAAGCAGAGTAA